In Streptomyces asoensis, a single genomic region encodes these proteins:
- a CDS encoding BlaI/MecI/CopY family transcriptional regulator translates to MTDARDERRPAGELEAAVMAALWAAGAPLTAGRVQAELGSGLARTTVATILTRLHEKGVVARERQGRGYAYFPVQDAPGLTARRMHTELDRDDDRETVLARFVAQLSPGDEQHLRRLLEGGE, encoded by the coding sequence ATGACGGACGCGAGGGACGAGAGGCGGCCGGCCGGCGAGCTCGAGGCCGCCGTCATGGCCGCGCTGTGGGCGGCCGGAGCCCCGCTCACCGCGGGCCGGGTACAGGCCGAGCTCGGCTCCGGTCTGGCCCGTACGACGGTGGCGACGATACTGACCCGGCTGCACGAGAAGGGCGTCGTCGCCCGCGAGCGACAGGGCCGCGGGTACGCCTACTTCCCCGTGCAGGACGCCCCCGGACTGACGGCCCGGCGCATGCACACCGAACTCGACCGGGACGACGACCGGGAGACGGTCCTGGCCCGCTTCGTCGCCCAGCTCAGCCCCGGCGACGAGCAGCACCTGCGGCGGCTCCTGGAGGGCGGCGAGTGA
- a CDS encoding ATP-binding cassette domain-containing protein — protein MIEARQLTKKYGEKTAVDGLDFVVEPGTVTGFLGPNGAGKSTTMRMIVGLDAPTSGSVTVNGRHYARHRAPLQEVGALLEAKSIHPGRSAYNHLRALALTHGIPGSRVDEVIALAGLGSVAKQRAGAFSLGMGQRLGIAAALLGDPQTVMLDEPVNGLDPEGVLWIRNLLKGLADEGRTVFVSSHLMSEMALVADHLIIVGRGRLLADTTVADLIREAGGDTVRVATGEPARLRDVLAGPGVGVTGRIGSEELQVTGLTAREIGLKAAEHGIALFELSARTVSLEEAFMDLTRDAVEYHGTTTGDENLGRPA, from the coding sequence ATGATCGAGGCACGGCAGCTGACCAAGAAGTACGGCGAGAAGACGGCCGTCGACGGGCTGGACTTCGTCGTCGAGCCGGGAACCGTGACGGGGTTCCTCGGGCCCAACGGCGCGGGCAAGTCCACCACCATGCGCATGATCGTCGGTCTGGACGCCCCGACGAGCGGCTCCGTCACCGTGAACGGCCGTCACTACGCCCGGCACCGGGCCCCGCTCCAGGAGGTCGGCGCCCTCCTCGAGGCGAAGTCGATCCATCCGGGCCGCTCGGCGTACAACCACCTCAGGGCGCTCGCCCTCACCCACGGCATCCCCGGCAGCCGGGTCGACGAGGTCATCGCTCTCGCGGGTCTCGGCAGCGTGGCGAAGCAGCGGGCCGGGGCCTTCTCCCTCGGCATGGGCCAGCGGCTCGGTATCGCGGCGGCCCTGCTGGGCGATCCGCAGACGGTGATGCTGGACGAGCCGGTCAACGGACTGGACCCGGAGGGGGTGCTCTGGATCCGCAACCTCCTCAAGGGGCTCGCCGACGAGGGCCGGACGGTGTTCGTGTCCTCGCACCTCATGAGCGAGATGGCACTGGTGGCCGACCATCTGATCATCGTCGGACGCGGCCGGCTGCTGGCCGACACGACCGTGGCGGACCTGATCCGCGAGGCGGGCGGCGACACGGTGAGGGTGGCGACCGGTGAGCCGGCGCGGCTGCGGGACGTGCTGGCCGGGCCCGGCGTCGGCGTCACCGGACGGATCGGCTCCGAGGAGCTTCAGGTGACCGGGCTGACCGCCCGCGAGATCGGCCTGAAGGCCGCCGAGCACGGCATCGCGCTGTTCGAACTGAGCGCGCGGACGGTGTCACTGGAGGAGGCGTTCATGGACCTGACCAGGGATGCGGTGGAGTACCACGGCACCACGACCGGCGACGAGAACCTCGGGAGGCCCGCGTGA
- a CDS encoding GlsB/YeaQ/YmgE family stress response membrane protein encodes MGIIAWIIIGLLAGAIAKALMPGKDPGGIIITMLIGIAGGLLGGWLGKVIFGVDSIDGFFDLSTWIAAIVGSFILLALYRLVTGNRHSHRHA; translated from the coding sequence ATGGGCATCATCGCGTGGATCATCATCGGCCTGCTCGCCGGGGCCATCGCCAAGGCCCTGATGCCGGGCAAGGACCCCGGCGGCATCATCATCACCATGCTCATCGGCATCGCCGGTGGTCTGCTCGGTGGCTGGCTGGGCAAGGTGATCTTCGGTGTCGACTCGATCGACGGGTTCTTCGACCTGTCCACCTGGATCGCCGCGATCGTCGGCTCCTTCATCCTGCTGGCCCTCTACCGCCTCGTCACCGGCAACCGGCACTCCCACCGGCACGCATGA
- a CDS encoding M48 family metalloprotease has product MTALLLVPLVLPFLAPALARRTLDRLAPATALWIVTASVLALAGACVAALGALVLTGLLQIPALAALGELVHPLRTPSDLVVVPVAAAATGVLTLSAWTLVRSALRQARALRTARTLADRRPAAGDLCVVESPHADAYALPGRPHRIVVTTAMLRTLGPAEREALFAHERAHNRSGHHYFLAAAEIAAHCHPALRAARDSVRLAAERAADEAAAEVTGDRRLIATAIARAALAGQTSPSTRPDIAPAATAGPVPQRVAALLAPVRKRPRATRRTAFLLVACTVLSVAAGAAGVVDFHHEVEVAQGEEAP; this is encoded by the coding sequence ATGACCGCCCTGCTGCTCGTACCGCTGGTCCTGCCCTTCCTCGCGCCGGCGCTGGCCCGCCGCACCCTGGACCGCCTCGCCCCCGCCACCGCGCTGTGGATCGTCACCGCCTCGGTCCTGGCCCTCGCCGGAGCCTGTGTCGCGGCCCTCGGCGCACTGGTCCTCACCGGGCTGCTCCAGATCCCCGCCCTCGCCGCCCTCGGGGAACTCGTCCACCCCCTGCGGACGCCCTCGGACCTCGTCGTCGTCCCCGTCGCCGCGGCGGCCACGGGGGTGCTCACCCTCAGCGCCTGGACCCTCGTGCGCTCGGCCCTGCGGCAGGCGCGCGCCCTGCGTACGGCCCGTACGCTGGCCGACCGCCGTCCCGCCGCCGGGGACCTGTGCGTCGTCGAGTCGCCCCACGCGGACGCCTACGCCCTGCCCGGACGCCCCCACCGCATCGTCGTCACCACCGCCATGCTGCGCACCCTGGGGCCCGCCGAGCGCGAGGCGCTCTTCGCCCACGAGCGGGCCCACAACCGGTCCGGCCACCACTACTTCCTGGCCGCCGCCGAGATCGCCGCCCACTGCCACCCCGCCCTGCGCGCCGCGCGCGACAGCGTCCGGCTCGCCGCCGAGCGCGCCGCCGACGAGGCGGCCGCCGAGGTCACCGGGGACCGGCGCCTGATCGCCACGGCCATCGCCCGCGCCGCCCTCGCCGGGCAGACCTCGCCCTCGACCCGTCCGGACATCGCGCCCGCGGCGACGGCCGGACCCGTTCCGCAGCGCGTCGCGGCCCTTCTCGCGCCCGTCCGCAAGCGCCCGCGCGCCACCCGTCGTACCGCGTTCCTCCTGGTGGCCTGCACCGTCCTGTCCGTCGCCGCCGGAGCGGCGGGCGTCGTCGACTTCCACCACGAGGTCGAGGTCGCCCAGGGCGAAGAGGCCCCCTGA
- a CDS encoding GNAT family N-acetyltransferase, with translation MIRTGELLPSDREAWEALFRAYIDFYQRVEPPEMYERAWRDFRAGTRVHALGARLDDRLVGIAHFFVHPNTSGPDVCYLQDLYTAPEVRGQGVARALIAAVTEWSRAQGCCRVYWNTHESNTTARRLYDKVAENRGFIRYQIELPR, from the coding sequence ATGATCCGAACCGGCGAGCTCCTGCCGTCCGACCGGGAGGCCTGGGAGGCGCTGTTCCGCGCCTACATCGACTTCTACCAGCGGGTCGAGCCGCCCGAGATGTACGAGCGGGCGTGGCGGGACTTCCGGGCCGGCACACGCGTGCACGCACTCGGGGCCAGGCTCGACGACCGGCTGGTGGGCATCGCCCACTTCTTCGTCCACCCCAACACCTCGGGGCCGGACGTCTGCTACCTCCAGGACCTCTACACCGCGCCGGAAGTCCGCGGCCAGGGTGTCGCCCGCGCGCTGATCGCCGCCGTCACCGAGTGGTCGCGGGCCCAGGGCTGCTGCCGCGTCTACTGGAACACCCACGAGTCCAACACCACGGCCCGGCGCCTCTACGACAAGGTCGCCGAGAACCGCGGGTTCATCCGCTACCAGATCGAACTGCCCCGCTGA
- a CDS encoding phosphatase PAP2 family protein: protein MRGDRTAARAGGCGLGAWAAFGLLTAVVVGHDGRPLPVDRALLSWSVGHRPDVALAFARGVTATGTGVVPFVLAAVAGVVAGRTPRQRALAVALCLGCLGAGQALRYGVMTLVARPRPPLTDWQTHASGWAFPSGHTTTSALAAGLLIVALRVRGARGGAPLAVAAGAWAALVGLTRVYLGVHWFSDVVGGWLFAAGWLGVCLYALARRRPGAEPFHGVTAAGGGTGSGPPRPPGPAGPEGPAQQRTAATAQHQTAGATQGRTAATAQHQTAGATQGRTAGTAQHRTAGATQARTAGAA, encoded by the coding sequence ATGAGGGGCGACAGGACCGCCGCCCGGGCGGGCGGCTGCGGCCTCGGCGCATGGGCGGCGTTCGGTCTGCTGACCGCGGTCGTCGTCGGGCATGACGGCAGGCCCCTTCCCGTGGACCGTGCGCTGCTCTCGTGGTCGGTCGGCCACCGGCCGGACGTGGCGCTGGCGTTCGCCCGCGGAGTGACCGCCACGGGGACGGGCGTCGTCCCCTTCGTCCTGGCCGCGGTCGCCGGGGTCGTCGCGGGGCGTACCCCACGGCAGCGCGCGCTCGCCGTCGCGCTCTGCCTGGGCTGTCTGGGAGCGGGCCAGGCGCTGCGGTACGGCGTGATGACACTCGTGGCCCGGCCCCGTCCGCCCCTGACGGACTGGCAGACCCATGCCTCCGGCTGGGCGTTCCCGTCCGGGCACACCACCACCTCGGCGCTCGCCGCGGGACTGCTGATCGTCGCCCTCCGGGTGCGCGGTGCGCGAGGCGGCGCCCCGCTCGCCGTGGCCGCCGGCGCGTGGGCCGCGCTGGTCGGGCTGACCCGCGTCTACCTCGGGGTGCATTGGTTCAGCGACGTCGTCGGCGGCTGGCTCTTCGCCGCCGGCTGGCTCGGCGTGTGCCTGTACGCCCTGGCCCGCCGGCGGCCGGGTGCGGAACCGTTCCACGGTGTGACGGCCGCAGGCGGCGGCACGGGCTCCGGGCCGCCCCGGCCGCCCGGCCCGGCGGGCCCGGAGGGCCCGGCACAGCAGCGGACGGCGGCCACGGCGCAGCACCAGACTGCGGGCGCGACTCAGGGGCGTACGGCGGCCACGGCGCAGCACCAGACTGCGGGCGCGACTCAGGGGCGTACGGCGGGCACTGCGCAGCACCGGACTGCGGGCGCGACTCAGGCCCGGACCGCGGGCGCGGCGTAG
- a CDS encoding ABC transporter permease gives MSTLTTTPQENRATPARPAYRVTGRRVLASEWAKLWSLRSTWITLGLALVFLVAFGLIASSRYRSGIGTGRIDRDFADSTAVSLSLFGTNFAQLALGVLGVLVTAGEYSTGMIRSTLAAVPRRLPVLWSKAAVFGLVALAVGTLGAFAAFLIGSGIVSDTPAAMNLSHAGVLRSLLGAGLYLGLVGVIGAALGALLRSVAGGISVLVAGLMLVPGLISLLPSSWQGDISPYLPSEAGGAMFALTHDSTTLSPGAGLLVLLCWTALALGGAAYRLVRTDV, from the coding sequence GTGAGCACCCTCACCACGACCCCCCAGGAGAACCGGGCCACGCCCGCCCGCCCCGCCTACCGGGTGACCGGACGGCGCGTCCTGGCCTCGGAATGGGCCAAGCTGTGGTCCCTGCGCTCGACCTGGATCACCCTGGGCCTCGCCCTGGTGTTCCTGGTGGCGTTCGGCCTGATCGCCTCGAGCCGCTACCGCTCGGGGATCGGCACCGGCCGCATCGACCGCGACTTCGCCGACTCGACGGCCGTCAGCCTGTCCCTCTTCGGCACGAACTTCGCCCAACTGGCCCTGGGCGTGCTCGGCGTGCTGGTCACGGCGGGGGAGTACTCGACCGGCATGATCCGGTCGACACTCGCCGCGGTGCCCCGCCGTCTGCCCGTGCTGTGGTCGAAGGCGGCCGTCTTCGGGCTGGTCGCGCTGGCCGTGGGGACGCTCGGCGCGTTCGCCGCCTTCCTGATCGGCAGCGGGATCGTCTCGGACACACCCGCGGCCATGAACCTCTCGCACGCCGGTGTCCTGCGCAGCCTGCTGGGCGCGGGCCTCTACCTGGGCCTGGTCGGCGTGATCGGTGCGGCCCTGGGCGCGCTGCTGCGGTCGGTGGCGGGCGGCATCTCCGTACTGGTGGCCGGCCTCATGCTCGTCCCGGGACTGATCTCGCTGCTGCCGAGCTCCTGGCAGGGCGACATCAGCCCCTATCTGCCGTCCGAGGCGGGCGGGGCGATGTTCGCCCTCACCCACGACTCCACCACCCTCTCGCCGGGCGCCGGACTGCTGGTGCTCCTCTGCTGGACGGCACTGGCGCTGGGCGGCGCGGCGTACCGGCTCGTGCGCACCGACGTCTGA
- a CDS encoding response regulator — protein MTTVLIVDDQPLQRYGFRMLLESVAGTDVVGEAVHGAEAVRKTAELRPDVVLMDVRMPGMDGIEATRRIAAAGGRSRVLVLTTFDLDEYVHAALRAGASGFLLKDARPEELLAGIRAVAVGDAVIAPALTRRLLDEFARYVPARRDAAEDPGLGSLTDREREILVAVGKGWTNGEIAARFVLSESTVKTHVGRVLAKIGARDRVQAVIFAYDHGLARPNDDRTGGG, from the coding sequence GTGACCACCGTCCTCATCGTCGACGACCAGCCGCTGCAACGCTACGGCTTCCGCATGCTCCTGGAGTCCGTCGCCGGGACGGACGTCGTCGGCGAGGCCGTCCACGGCGCCGAGGCCGTCCGCAAGACGGCCGAACTGCGCCCGGACGTCGTCCTGATGGACGTCCGCATGCCCGGCATGGACGGCATCGAGGCCACCCGCCGCATCGCCGCCGCCGGCGGCCGCTCACGCGTCCTCGTACTCACCACCTTCGACCTCGACGAATACGTCCACGCCGCCCTGCGGGCCGGTGCCAGCGGCTTCCTCCTCAAGGACGCGCGCCCCGAGGAACTCCTCGCCGGCATCCGCGCCGTCGCCGTGGGCGACGCCGTCATCGCGCCCGCCCTCACCCGCCGCCTCCTGGACGAGTTCGCCCGCTACGTGCCCGCGCGCCGGGACGCCGCCGAGGACCCGGGGCTCGGCTCGCTCACCGACCGGGAACGCGAGATCCTCGTCGCCGTCGGCAAGGGCTGGACCAACGGCGAGATCGCGGCCCGTTTCGTGCTGTCCGAGTCCACCGTCAAGACCCATGTGGGCCGTGTCCTGGCCAAGATCGGCGCCCGGGACCGCGTACAGGCCGTGATCTTCGCCTACGACCACGGGCTCGCCCGCCCCAACGACGACCGGACCGGCGGCGGCTGA
- a CDS encoding sensor histidine kinase, with translation MTPVTTDELSGMGPLVARLTRGGQRLRHADRARPWVLDTAVVVVVFLMFCLPDLVHGVRDDGDGPRRFRLAFTGLPVPAMLAFQAGLVLPLLWRRRKPAVAFGVTAAVFVLQWAIGAALRADVALLVALYSLALHGWLRQLPWACAVMTGALALVAVRASPAVSVWDGLFFLLSTATAALALGLVVRIRRAQLAGLRDRATRLEIERDQRSRLAAATERTRVAREMHDIVGHNLSVIITLADAGAYAADAAPERGKEALRLIGDTGRQALGELRRVLGVLREAADGTAEGPELSPQPGIPDIEALCAKVRAAGLGIVYRTSGDMDALDSGVQLTVYRIVQEALTNTLKHADPDTVVRLAIVEKDARLTVRVQDTGPAAPSGRPNEEGHGLVGMRERAALYGGTVSAGPAGGGWSVEAVLDLAPQGGAR, from the coding sequence GTGACACCTGTGACCACCGACGAACTCAGCGGGATGGGACCGCTGGTCGCCCGGCTCACCCGGGGCGGCCAGCGGCTCAGACACGCCGACCGCGCCCGGCCGTGGGTGCTGGACACCGCGGTCGTGGTCGTCGTCTTCCTGATGTTCTGCCTGCCGGACCTCGTCCACGGCGTGCGGGACGACGGCGACGGCCCCCGCCGTTTCCGTCTGGCGTTCACCGGGCTCCCCGTCCCCGCGATGCTGGCGTTCCAGGCCGGACTCGTGCTGCCCCTGCTGTGGCGACGGCGCAAGCCCGCGGTGGCCTTCGGGGTGACAGCGGCGGTGTTCGTCCTCCAGTGGGCGATCGGCGCGGCACTGCGCGCCGACGTCGCCCTTCTCGTCGCCCTCTACAGCCTGGCCCTGCACGGGTGGCTGCGGCAGCTGCCGTGGGCCTGCGCGGTGATGACGGGCGCCCTGGCCCTGGTCGCGGTCCGCGCGTCCCCCGCCGTGTCGGTCTGGGACGGGCTGTTCTTCCTGCTGAGCACGGCGACCGCGGCCCTGGCGCTCGGCCTGGTGGTACGGATCCGCAGGGCCCAGCTCGCCGGGCTGAGGGACCGGGCCACCCGGCTGGAGATAGAGCGCGACCAGCGCAGCAGGCTCGCCGCGGCCACCGAACGCACCCGGGTGGCACGCGAGATGCACGACATCGTCGGACACAACCTGTCCGTCATCATCACGCTCGCGGACGCCGGCGCCTACGCCGCCGACGCCGCCCCGGAACGCGGCAAGGAGGCCCTGCGGCTCATCGGCGACACCGGCCGGCAGGCCCTCGGCGAACTGCGGCGGGTCCTGGGCGTGCTGCGCGAGGCGGCGGACGGCACGGCCGAGGGGCCCGAACTCAGCCCGCAGCCCGGCATCCCCGACATCGAGGCACTGTGCGCCAAGGTGCGCGCCGCGGGCCTCGGCATCGTCTACCGGACCTCGGGGGACATGGACGCCCTGGACAGCGGCGTGCAGCTGACCGTGTACCGCATCGTGCAGGAAGCCCTCACCAACACCCTCAAGCACGCCGACCCGGACACCGTCGTCCGGCTGGCGATCGTCGAGAAGGACGCCCGGCTGACCGTCCGGGTCCAGGACACCGGCCCGGCCGCACCGTCCGGCCGGCCGAACGAGGAAGGGCACGGCCTGGTGGGCATGCGGGAGAGAGCGGCTCTGTACGGCGGCACGGTCAGCGCGGGTCCGGCGGGCGGCGGATGGAGCGTCGAGGCCGTCCTGGACCTGGCGCCCCAGGGCGGTGCCCGGTGA